A single window of Streptomyces xanthii DNA harbors:
- a CDS encoding aspartate aminotransferase family protein — MSKEFDLGTLLAERGAERYELHARYLNHQLPKMLHTIGFDKVYERAEGAHFWDAEGHDYLDMLAGFGVMGLGRHHPVVRKALHDVLDASLADLTRFDCQPLPGLLAEKLIAHSPHLDRVFFGNSGTEAVETALKFARYATGKPRVLYCAHAFHGLTTGSLSVNGEDGFRDGFAPLLPDTAVPLGDLDALARELKRGDVAALIVEPIQGKGVHEAPPGYLRAAQELLHKHKALLIADEVQTGLGRTGDFYAYQHEDGVEPDLVCVAKALSGGYVPVGATLGKDWIFKKVYSSMDRVLVHSASFGSNAQAMAAGLAVLSVMEDDQIVANARAMGDLLSSRLAALTDRYELLSDVRGRGLMIGIEFGRPKSLKLRSRWTMLQAARKGLFAQMVVVPLLQKHRILTQVSGDHLEVIKLIPPLVVDEADVERFVEAFTAVMDDAHSGGGLMWDFSKTLIKQAVANR, encoded by the coding sequence ATGAGCAAGGAGTTCGACCTCGGCACGCTGCTCGCCGAGCGCGGCGCCGAACGGTACGAGCTGCACGCCAGGTACCTCAACCACCAGCTGCCGAAGATGCTCCACACCATCGGCTTCGACAAGGTCTACGAGCGGGCCGAGGGCGCGCACTTCTGGGACGCCGAGGGCCACGACTACCTGGACATGCTCGCCGGGTTCGGCGTCATGGGCCTCGGCCGCCACCACCCCGTGGTGCGCAAGGCGCTGCACGACGTGCTCGACGCCTCGCTCGCCGACCTCACCCGGTTCGACTGCCAGCCGCTGCCGGGGCTGCTGGCCGAGAAGCTGATCGCGCACAGCCCGCACCTGGACCGGGTGTTCTTCGGCAACAGCGGCACCGAGGCCGTCGAGACCGCCCTGAAGTTCGCCCGGTACGCGACCGGCAAGCCGCGCGTCCTTTACTGCGCGCACGCCTTCCACGGCCTGACGACGGGCTCCCTCTCGGTCAACGGGGAGGACGGCTTCCGCGACGGCTTCGCCCCGCTGCTGCCCGACACCGCCGTCCCGCTCGGCGATCTCGACGCCCTGGCCCGGGAGTTGAAGCGGGGAGACGTCGCCGCCCTCATCGTCGAGCCGATCCAGGGCAAGGGCGTGCACGAGGCGCCGCCCGGCTATCTGCGCGCCGCCCAGGAACTGCTGCACAAGCACAAGGCGCTGCTCATCGCCGACGAGGTGCAGACCGGCCTCGGCCGCACCGGTGACTTCTACGCGTACCAGCACGAGGACGGGGTCGAGCCAGACCTGGTGTGCGTCGCGAAGGCGCTGTCGGGCGGCTATGTGCCGGTCGGCGCGACGCTGGGCAAGGACTGGATCTTCAAGAAGGTCTACTCGTCCATGGACCGGGTCCTCGTCCACTCGGCGAGCTTCGGCTCCAACGCGCAGGCGATGGCCGCCGGGCTCGCCGTCCTGTCCGTCATGGAGGACGACCAGATCGTCGCGAACGCCCGCGCCATGGGCGACCTGCTGTCCTCCCGGCTGGCCGCGCTGACCGACCGCTACGAGCTGCTCAGCGACGTGCGCGGGCGCGGCCTGATGATCGGCATCGAGTTCGGCCGGCCCAAGTCCCTGAAGCTGCGCAGCCGCTGGACCATGCTGCAGGCCGCCCGCAAGGGCCTGTTCGCGCAGATGGTCGTGGTGCCGCTGCTCCAGAAGCACCGGATCCTCACCCAGGTCTCCGGGGACCATCTGGAGGTCATCAAGCTGATCCCGCCGCTGGTGGTCGACGAGGCGGACGTCGAGCGGTTCGTCGAGGCGTTCACCGCCGTCATGGACGACGCGCACAGCGGGGGCGGGCTGATGTGGGACTTCAGCAAGACCCTGATCAAGCAGGCGGTGGCCAATCGGTGA